CCAGCGACCTTTCCTCCGGCGCTTCGCCTGTGCTGCGCAGCGCGGCGGCGCTCGCAGCGCTCGCGGAGGCAGAGCTGCACGTGGTTCACGTGGTCGAGCCGGACGGCTTGTTCGAGGTGGCAGCCGAGCGCGTGGAGCGGGCGGACCGGGCACTGCGCGAGCAGCTGAAGAGCGCATTGCCGGCGAGCGCGCATGCGACGAGCGTGCGGGTGGAACTCGGCCGCGCGCATCGCGTGATCCTGGATCTCGCGGATGAAGTCGGTGCTGACCTGGTCGTCATCGGCCCGCACCGCGAGCAGGAGGCGCGGCCGCAGGTCCTGGGGACGACTGCAGACCGGCTCGTGCGGACGAGCGAGGTGCCCTGCCTGATCGTGCATGAACCGATCTCGCTGCCGCTGCGCTGCGTGTTGATCCCCACCGACCTGTCCGATGCCGCCGAAGGCGCGCTGGATGTCGGCCTGATCTGGAGCGCTGCGTTGCGCCAGCCGCGCGGCAGCGCGAGCCGGACCAGCGTGCAACTGCTGCTCGTCGTTCCGCGCGTCCCCGACGAGGGGGAAGGGGAGCCGCCCCACACGTTCAGCGCGCGCGAGCTGCACCGGCAGGTGCAGGCCGCGTGCGAGCGGACCGGCTGTGCACCTTCGCTGGAGTTGGAGGAAGAAGTGGCGGAGGGCGATCCGTCCACGATCATCCTGCAGCGTGCGCAGGACCACGGTGCCGACCTGGTCGTGCTCGGGACGCACGGCCACGGCGCGCTGGCCCGCGCGCTGATCGGCAGTGTTTCATCCATGGTGGCGCGACGGGCAGGCTGCCCCGTGCTTCTCGTGCCGCCCCGCTACTGGCAGGAGCGCCGCGCGCGCGAAGAACGGCTCCGGCGCTGAAGTGCCGGCCCGGCGGTGAGAATGGCACCGGCGGCTCTGCACCATCGCCGCGCACCCCTCCGCCCGGACGCGCAGGTGAGCTCGCGACTGTCGCAGCTGCCTCAGCGGTTTGCGCGCCGCGGTTCGCCCGTCAAGGACACGCTCAGCTCGCGCAATCGTGCGCGTGCGCCCTCGTCGTATGCCTGGCCGTGCGCTCGCGCGGACTCCATGCCCTCGTAGTACTGACCGCTGCGCACGTCCGGGGCGGTGATCAGGCGCATCACTGCGTCCGCACCCTCAGCGACGGTGCTGCGCGGACGAACCCCGGCTTCCCGCACCATCGGTGTATCCATCAGCGTGGCCGGATGCAGCGCAACCACCGTGACGTTGCTCGCCTCGAGCTGGCGGGCGAGGTCGATCGTGAACATGACCTGCGCGAGCTTGCTCTGCGCGTAGGCCGCAAAGCCGCTGTACTCGCGGGTCAGCATCGGGTCGTCGAAATCGAGCGGACGCTGCGCGCCGGACGCGAGGTTGACGATCCGTGAGGGTGCGCTCTCGACGATCCGGTCGAGCAGCAGGTGGGTCAGGAGGTACCCGGCCAGGTAGTTCACGGCGAAGTGCATCTCGTGGCCGTC
This DNA window, taken from Longimicrobiales bacterium, encodes the following:
- a CDS encoding universal stress protein: MPFRITSILVASDLSSGASPVLRSAAALAALAEAELHVVHVVEPDGLFEVAAERVERADRALREQLKSALPASAHATSVRVELGRAHRVILDLADEVGADLVVIGPHREQEARPQVLGTTADRLVRTSEVPCLIVHEPISLPLRCVLIPTDLSDAAEGALDVGLIWSAALRQPRGSASRTSVQLLLVVPRVPDEGEGEPPHTFSARELHRQVQAACERTGCAPSLELEEEVAEGDPSTIILQRAQDHGADLVVLGTHGHGALARALIGSVSSMVARRAGCPVLLVPPRYWQERRAREERLRR